One region of Desulfovibrio sp. JC022 genomic DNA includes:
- a CDS encoding helix-turn-helix domain-containing protein — translation MRLNILKWLKEPEIHFEKMEHLPEEEQGKGYVCVSLIKKKANITQSTTSSYLAILKKAGLLNCKRIGQWTYYQRNEEGIQQLAGFISSEL, via the coding sequence ATGCGTCTTAACATACTTAAATGGTTGAAAGAGCCTGAGATTCATTTTGAAAAAATGGAACACCTGCCTGAAGAAGAGCAGGGAAAGGGTTATGTTTGTGTTTCCCTGATCAAGAAAAAGGCGAATATCACACAGTCTACTACCTCCAGCTATCTTGCAATTCTGAAAAAGGCCGGATTGCTTAATTGTAAGCGAATCGGACAGTGGACGTATTATCAGCGAAACGAGGAAGGTATTCAGCAGTTGGCTGGGTTTATTAGCTCAGAACTGTAG